The genome window tagagccagtagcatcaaaatttaattttgatgcacattgtgctcttagaaccttgtttcagaaattgtgcctcaaaagccccaattttggagcatcaaaatcgatgtttggaggaacaacaaggtttcaaggtgcaagtcctgattctggagctggtggaataaaaatttgattttgacgcacatcgtgctcttagaaccttgttttggagcttaccTCAAAACCAtcgattttgaagcatcaaaattggtgtttggaggcacaacaagctttcgagacgcaagtccttattctggacacaagtcccaattctcaagctgatagcatcaaaacactattttgacaaacatggtgttcttagaacctcatttcagagtttgtgaatcaaaagcctcatttttggaacataaaaattaatgttttgagtcacaacaaggtttcaagacacaagtcccaattccagagtgggtagagtcaaaatgcaattttgatgtacatcatgctcttagaacctcatttcggagattgtgccttgaaagccctgattttggcacatcaaaatcaatgttttgaagcacaacaaggttccaagaaACAAGTCTTTATTCCGGAGCCAGAAGCGTCAAAAttccatcattctttgagaagctcatttcagaattccatcattctttgagaagctcatttcagagcttgttcctcgaaagactcagttttggagcatcaaaatcaatgtttggaggcacaacaaggtttcaagatgtaagtccttattctagattcaatagcatcaaaatctgattttggtgcacatcatgctcttagaacctcatttcgaagcttgtgcctcaaaagccctagtttcagatcatcaaaatcagtgttttgagacacaacaaggtttcagtagcatcaaaattcaagtttgatgcacattgtgcccttagaaccctgttttagaaattgtgcctcaaaagcccaattttggagcatcaaaatcgatttttggagtcacaacaaagtttcaagatgcaagtcccgattatagagtgaATAGCGTCAAAAACATttcttttgatgctccaaaactgagtatTTTGAggaacaagctctgaaatgagcttctcaaagaacgatgtgcgtcaaaatttcattttgacgctactggatccggaatagggacttgtttcttgaaaccttatcgtgcctcaaaacattgattttgatgtgccaaaatcggggctttcaaggcacaatatccgaaatgaggttctaagagcatgatgtacatcaaaattgcattttgacactacccactctggaattgggacttgtgtcttgaaaccttgttgtgactccaaacactaatttttatgttccaaaaaggaagcttttgagtcacaacctccgaaatgaggttctaagagcaccacgtttgtcaaaattgtgttttgatgctatcagcttgagaattgggacttgtgtcttgaaaccttgttgtgcctttaaacattgatttgggtgttttgaaactggtgctttcaagcCGCATGCTCCAAAataagtttctaagagcacgatgtgtatcaaaatcacgttttgacactacaggctccggaatagggacttgcgtcttgaaagcttgtggttcctccaaacaccaattttgatgcttcgaaaccgatgattttgaggcataagctcgaaaacaaggttctaagaccacgatgtgcgtcaaaatcaaattttgacgctaccttctccagaataaggacttgcatcttgaaaccttgttgtgccgcccaacatcgattttgatactccaaactcagtttttgagcatcaaaatcgatgtttggaggcacaacaaggtttcaagatgcaagtcctaattatagagtcaaaaccatcaaaatctgattttggtgcacatcgtgctcttagaacctcatttcaaagcttgtgcctcaaaagccctggtgtcggatcatcaaaatcaatgttttgaggcacaacaaggtttcaagatgcaagcccctattcgagagccagtagcatcaaaattcaagtctgatgcacattgtgcctcaaaagcctaggTTTGGGAGCataaaaatcgatttttggagtcacaacaaagtttcaagatgcaagtcccgattatagagtcaatagcgtcaaaatctaactttggcgcacatcgtgctcgtAAAActtcattcgaagcttgtgcctcaaaagccccagaattagagcatcaaaatcaatgttttgaggtaaaacagggtttcaagatgcaagctccgattctagagccagtagaatcaaaatttaattttgatgcacattgtgctctgagAACCttatttcagaaattgtgcctcaaaagcccgaattttgaagcatcaaaatcgatgtttggaggcacaacaaggtttcaagatgcaagtcctgattctgcagccggtagcgtcaaaatttgattttgaagcacatcgtgctcttagaaccttgttttggagcttatgcctcaaaatcattgatttcaaagtatcaaaatttgtgtttgtaggcacaacaagctttcgagacgcaagtccctattctgaagcctatagtgtcaaaacgtgattttgatgcacatcgtgctcttagaaactcatttcggagcatgtggctcgaaagcaccagtttcaaaacacccaaatcaatgtttaaaggcacaacaaggtttcaagacacaagtcccaattctcaagttgatagtatcaaaacacgattttgacaaacatggtgttcttagaacctcattttggaggttgtgacaCAAAAGCCTCATTTtcggaacataaaaattagtgtttggagtcacgacaaggtttcaagacacaagtcccaattccagagttggtagagtcaaaaggcaattttgatgtacatcatgctcttagaacctcattccggagattgtgccttaaaagccctgattttggtacatcaaaaataaatgttttgaggcacaacaaggtttcaaatacaactccctattctggagccagtagcgtcaaaatttcattttgacgcacatcattctttgagaagctcatttggaagcttgtgcctcaaaagccctggtttcagatcaCCAAAATTAgtgctttgaggcacaacaaggtttcaagatgcaagcccctattctagagccagtagcatcaaaattcaagtttgatgcacattgtgctcttagaaccctattttaaaaattgtgcctcaaaagccccagttttggagcatgaaaatcgatttttggagtcacaacaaagtttcaagctgcaagtcctgattatagagtcaatagcgtcaaaatctgattttggcgcacatcgtgctcttcaaacctcattcgaagcttgtgcctcaaaagccccagattcagagcatcaaaatcaatgttttgaggcacaacaaggtttcaagatgcaagccccccgattctagagccagtaccatcaaaatttaattttgatgcacattgtgttcttagaaccctgtttcagaaattgtgcttcaaaagccccaattttggagcatcaaaatcgatgtttggaggcacgacaaggtttcaagatgcaagtcctgcttCTGGAGccgggtagcgtcaaaatttgattttgacgcacatcgtgctcttagaaccttgttttggagcttatgcctcaaaatcattggtttCGAAGCAtaaaaatatgtgtttggaggcagaacaagctttcgagttgcaagtccctattctggagcgtgtagtgtcaaaacgtgattttgatgcacatcgtgatcttagaaactcgtttcggagcatgtggctcgaaaggaCCAGTttaaaaacacccaaatcaatgtttaaaggcataacaaggtttcaagacacaagtccgaattctcaagctgatagcatcaaaacacgattttgacaaacatggtgttcttagaaccttatttcggaggttgtggctcaaaagcctcattttttgaacataaaaattagtatttggagtcacaacaaggtttcaagacacaattcccaattccagagtgggtagagtcaaaatgcaattttgatgtacatcatgcgtttagaacctcatttcagagattgtgccttgaaagccctgattttgacacatcaaaatcaatgttttgaggcacaacaaggtttgaagaaacaagtccctattccggagccagtagcatcaaaatcccattttgacgcacatcattctttgagaagctcatttaaaagcttgtgcctcgaaagacttagttttggcgcatcaaaatcaatgtttggaggcacaacaaggttttaagatgcaagtcctgattctagagtcaatagcatcaaaatttgattttggtgcacatcgtgctcttagaactcattttgaagcttgtgcctcaaaagccatggtttcggatcatcaaaatcagtgttttgaggcacaacaaggtttcaagatgcaagcccctattcttgagccagtagcatcaaaattcaagtttgatgcacattgtgcccttagaaccctgttttagaaattgtgccttaaaagccccagttttggagcctcaaaattgatttttggagtcacaacaaagtttcaagatgcaagtcccgattatataatcaatagcgtcaaaatctgattttggtgcacatcgtgctcttaaaacctcattcgaagcttgtgcctcaaaagtcccagattcagagcatcaaaatcaatgttttgaggcacaacaaggtttcaagacaaaagtcccaattctcaagctgatagcatcaaaacaagattttgacaaacgtggtgttcttagaacctcatttcgaaggttgtgactcaaaagcctcatttttggaacataaaaattagtgtttggattcacaacaaggtttcaagacacacgtcccaattccagagtgggtagagtcaaaatgcaattttgatgtacatcatgctcttagaacctcatttcgaagattgtgcctggaaagccctaattttggcacatcaaaatcaatgttttgaggcacaacaaggtttcaagaaacaagtccctattccggagccagtagcatcaaaattccattttgacgcacatcattctttgagaagctcatttcagagcttgtgcctcgaaagactcagttttggagtatcaaaatcagttTTCATTGCTTGTTGTTTTGTTTGGTTTAACAATACAGCTTATCCCAGTGAGTTCTATGGACCTACCGGCCCAGAGGCCTCTCAAGCACAAGCATTTACTTTTCTAGTTGCAGACCAACGTCTTGGAGCTAGTGTGAGGTCTGCCCAAGGGCCTACTGGTTTAGGTAAATATCTTATGCGTTCTCCTACTGGAGAAATTATTTCTGGAGGGGAAACGATGCATTTTTTGGATCTTCGTGCTACCTGGTTGGAACCTCTAAGAGGTCCTAATGGTTTGGACCTGAGTAAGCTAAAAAAAGACATACAACCTTGACAAGAATGACGTTTAGCAGAATATATGACTCATGCTCCTTTAGGTTCTTTAAATTCTATGGGTGGTGTAGCTACCGAGATTAATGCGGTCAATTATGTCTCACCTCGAAGTTGGTTAGCCACCTCTCATTTTGTTCTAGGAGTTTTCTTTTTCGTAGGTCATTTGTGGCATGCAGGAAGAGCTCGTGCAGCTGCAGCAGGATTTGAAAAAGgaattgatcatgattttgaaccCGTTCTTTCCATGTCCCCTCTTAATTAAACCAGAGATAAAACTAGATATTATCTTTATTgatcaatgtttcaagatgcaagtcctgattctagagtaaattacatcaaaatctgattttggtgaacatcgtactcttagaacctcatttcaaagcttgtgcctcaaaagccctggtttcggatcatcaaaatcaatgttttgtgggacaacaaggtttcaagatgaaagcccctattctagagccagtagcatcaaaattcaagtttgatgcacattgtgcccttagaacccagttttggagcatcaaaatcgatttttggagacacaacaaagtttcaagatgcaagtctcgattatagagtcaatagcgtcaaaatctgattttggcgcacatcgtgctcttaagacctcattcgaagcttgtgcctaaAAAGCCCCAGactcagagcatcaaaatcaatattttgaggcacaacaaggtttcaaaattcaagcctcgattctagagccagtagcatcaaaatttaattttgatgcacattgtgctcttagaaccctgtttcagaaattgtgcctcaaaagcccaaattttggagcatcaaaatcgatgtttagaggcacaacaaggtttcaagatgcaagtcctgattctggagccggtagcatcaaaatatgattttgacgcaaatcgtgcttttagaaccttgttttggagcttatgccccAAAATCATCGGttccaaagcatcaaaattggtgttcggAGGCACAACAGGCTTTCgaaacgcaagtccctattctggatccTACAGTTTCAAAACGTGATTTTAATGCACaacatgctcttagaaactcgttttggagcatgtggcttgaaagcaccagtttcaaaacatgcacaaaaaggtttcaagatgcaagtcctgatcttggagccggtagcgtcaaaatttgattttgacgcacatcatgctcttagaaccttatttcggaggttgtgactcaaaagcctcatttttgcaacataaaaattagtttggagcttatgcttcaaaatcatcggtttcgaagcatcaaaattggtgtttgcaggcacaaaaagctttcgagactcaagtccctattccggagcttgtagtgtcaaaacctgattttgatgcacatcatgctcttagaaacttgtttcagagcatgtggctcgaaagcaccagctTAAAAACAACCaaattaatgtttaaaggcacaacaaggtttcaaaatacaagtcccaattctcaagctaatagcatcaaaacacgattttgacaaacgtggggttcttagaacctcatttctgagGTTGTgaatcaaaagcctcatttttggaacataaaaattagtgtttggagtcacaacaaggtttcaagacacaagtcccaattccagagtgggtagagtcaaaatgcaatttttatgtacatcatgctcttagaacctcatttcggagattctgccttgaaagccctgattttggcacaccAAAATCAATTTtgtgaggcacaacaaagtttcaagaaacaagtccctattctggagccagtagcgtccattttaacgcacatcattctttgagaagctcatttcagagcttgtgctttgaaagacttagttttggagcatcaaaatctgattttggtgcacattgtgctcttagaacctcatttcgaagcttgtccctcaaaagccctggtttcagatcatcaaaataagtgttttgaggcacaataaggtttcaagatgcaagcccctattctagaggcagtagcatcaaaattcaagtttgatgcacattgcccttagaaccctgttttagaaattgtgcctgaaaagccccagttttggagcatcaaaattgatttttggagtcacaacaaagtttgaagatgcaagtcctgattatagagtcaatagtgtcaaaatctgattttggcgcacatcgtgctcttaaaatctcattcgaagcttgtgcctcaaaagccccaaattcaaagcatcaaaacgaatgttttgaggcacaacaaggtttcaagatgcaagccccgattctagagccatattgtgctcttagaaccttgtttcagaaattgtgcctcaaaagccccaattttggagcatcaaaatcgatgtttggaggcacaacaacgtttcaagatgcaagtcctgattttggagccggtagggtcaaaatttgattttgacgcacatcgtgctcttagaaccttgttttcaagcacatgcctcaaaatcatcggtttcctagcatcaaaattggtgtttggaggcacaataagctttcgagacgcaagtccctgttccagagcctgtagtgtcaaaacgcgattttgatgcacatcatgctcttagaaactcatttcggagcatgtggctcgaaagcaccactttcaaaacacccaaatcaatgtttaaaggcacaacaaggtttcaagacacaagtcccaattctcaagctgatagcatcaaaacacgattttgacaaacatggtgttcttagaacctcatttcgaaggttgtgactcaaaagcctcatttttgtaacataaaaattagtgtttggagtcacaagcaggtttcaagacacaagtcccaattccagagtgggtagagtcaaaatgcaatgttgatgtacatcatgctcttagaacctcatttcggaaattgtgccttgaaagcattgattttggcacatcaaaatcaacattttgaggcacaacaaggtttcaagaaacaagtccctattccggagccagtagcgtcaaaattccatcattctttgagaagctcatttcagagcttgtgcctcaaaagactcagttttggagcatcaaattcaatgttttgaggcacaacaaggtttcaagatgcaagtcctgattctagagtcaatagaatcaaaatctaattttggtgcacataattctcttagaacctcatttcgaagcttctgcctcaaaagccctggtttcggattgattttgatgttccaaaataagggctttgaaggcacaagctctgaaacgaggttctaagagcacgatgtacatcaaaattgcattttgacgctaccaactctgtaattgggacttgtgtcttgaaacctcgttgtgcttccaaacactaatttttatgctccaaaaatgaggcttttggggCACAACCTCCGAATTGAGGTTCTTAGAAcactatgtttgtcaaaatcatattttgacgcaaTCAGCTTGAGAATCTGGACTTGTGTCttgtaaccttgttgtgcctttaaacattgattttgatgttttgaaattggagctttcgagccacacgctccgaaacgaggttctaagagcatgatgtgcatcaaaatcacgttttgacactacaggctccggaatagggatttccatcttgaaagcttgttgtgctttcaaacaccaattttgatgcttcgaaaccgaagattttgaggcataagttccaaaaaaaggttctaagagcatgatatgTGTGAAAATCaagttttgatgctactggctcaggAATCAggacatcttgaaaccttgttttgcctcaaaacactgattttaatgctccacaactggggctttcgaggcacaagctttgaaatgatgttctaagagcacgatgtgctccaaaatcagattttgatgctattgattcTAGATTCGagacttgaatcttgaaaccttgttgtgcctccaaacattgattttgatgctcaaaaattgggtctttcgaggcacaagctctgaaatgagcttctaagataatgatgtgcgtcaaaatggaggaatgttgattttacaggctccgaaatagggacttgcttcttgaaaccttgttgtgcctcaaaacatcgattttgatgttccaaaatcagggctttcaaggcacaagctctgaaatgaggttctaagagcatgatgtacatcaaaattgcattttgatgctaccgactctggaattgggacttgtttctgaaaaacttgttgtgcctccaaacaataatttttatggtccaaaaatgaggattttgaggcacaacctccgaaatcaGGTTCTAAGAACACCCTGTTTGTCAAAATCgggttttgatgctatcagcttgagaattgggacttctgtcttgaaaccttgttgtgcctttaaacattgattttgatgtttggaaattggagctttcaagccacacgcttcgAAATGACGTTCTAAgtgcacgatgtgcgtcaaaatcaaattctgacgctaccggctccagaatcaggacttgcatcttgaaaccttgttgtgcctccaaacatcgattttgatgctccaaaactagggcttttgaggcacaatttctaaaatagggttgtaAGAGCAcattgttcatcaaaattgaattttgatgctagtagctctagaatcggggcttgcgtcttgaaaacttgttgtgcctcaaaacactaaatttgatgctccgaaactgcgACTTTcttagcacaagcttcaaaatgaggttctaagagcacgatgtgcgccaaaatcaaattttgatgcaattgactctagaatcaggacttgcatcttcagactaggtcttttgaggcacaagctctaaaattttatttggaaactgggtctttcgaggcacaagctctgaaatgagcttctaagggAATGATGTACGTCAAAATGGAAATTTGATgctataggctccagaatagggacttgcttctttaaacctttttgtgcctcaaaacattgattttgatgttccaaaatcaggggtttcaagacacaagctctgaaatgaggttctaagagcacgatgtatatcAAAGCTATGTTTTGACGTTATTGACTTTGGGACTTGTTTCtggaaaccatgttgtgcctcgaaacacaaatttttatactccaaaaatgaggtttttgaggcacaacctccgaaatgaggttctaagaacaccatgtttgtcaaaatcatgttttgacgctatcagcttgagaatcgagacttgtgtgttgaaaccttgttgtgcctttaaacattgattttgatgttctaaaatgaGGGCTTTCGAGCCagacgctccgaaacgaggttctaagagcacgttgtgcatcaaaatcatgttttgattgtacaggcttcggaatagggacttgcatcttgaaagcttgttctgcctccaaacaccaattttgatgcttcgaaactgaagattttgaggtataagctccaaaacaagggtctaagagcatgatgtgcatcaaaatcaaattttgatgctagcggctccaaaatcagggtttacatcctgaaaccttgttgtgcctcgaaacatcgattttgatgctccaaaactggggattttgaggcacaattttctaaaataaggttctaagagcacaatgcgcATCAAAATTGAAGTTCAATGGTACTGGCTCTGTAatcggggtttgcatcttgaaaccttgttgttcctcaaaacactaattttgatgctccaaaacaggggctttc of Cryptomeria japonica unplaced genomic scaffold, Sugi_1.0 HiC_scaffold_2147, whole genome shotgun sequence contains these proteins:
- the LOC131873561 gene encoding LOW QUALITY PROTEIN: photosystem II CP43 reaction center protein-like (The sequence of the model RefSeq protein was modified relative to this genomic sequence to represent the inferred CDS: substituted 2 bases at 2 genomic stop codons), whose product is FIACCFVWFNNTAYPSEFYGPTGPEASQAQAFTFLVADQRLGASVRSAQGPTGLGKYLMRSPTGEIISGGETMHFLDLRATWLEPLRGPNGLDLSKLKKDIQPXQEXRLAEYMTHAPLGSLNSMGGVATEINAVNYVSPRSWLATSHFVLGVFFFVGHLWHAGRARAAAAGFEKGIDHDFEPVLSMSPLN